The sequence below is a genomic window from Salvelinus namaycush isolate Seneca chromosome 2, SaNama_1.0, whole genome shotgun sequence.
aatgtGCCATTTGTGGAAAAACTTTTACCCAGTTAGGGGGCTTTCAATATCATGAGCGGACACACAGAGAAAAAAATACCTACCACTGCTCTCAGAATGGAAAGACATTtacccagttagggaacctgaaaaagaATGAGAGAATACTCACACAGGGAGAGAAGACaaaccactgctcccagtgcggaaagagttttaaaTGGTTATCAAAGCTGAAAGAGCACGAGAGGAcccacacaggagaaaagccttttcAATGCTCCCATTGTGACAAGAAATTTAACCAGTCATCGCATCTGAAagagcatgagagaacacacacaggagagaagcctttccgatgttcccagtgtggaaagggttttacctggttatggaacctgaaaacacacgagaggacacacacaggagaaaagccgtaccaatgctccctgtgtggaaagaCTTTTACCCAGTTAGGGGGCTTTAAATATcacgagagaacacacacagaaaaaaagACCTatcactgctctcattgtgaaaagACATTTACCCGGTTAGGGAACCTAAAAAAGCATGagacaatacacacacaggaGGAGAAGGCTCCCAGTGCGGACATACTTTTAgtcagttagggaacctgaaaaagaaataacacatacagGATAGAAGCCAGGGGCGAATTCGCCATCCGAGACATGaaagagacatgaaaatagctgtgcagcaacgctccccatccaacctgacagagcttgagaggatctgcagagaaaaatgggagcaacttcccaaatacaggtgtgccaagcttgtatcatcatacccaagaagactcaaggttgtaatcgctgccaaaggtgcttcaacaaagtactgagtaaagtgtctgaatacttatgtaaatgtaatatttcagtttttttttattttaataaatgagtaaacatttctaaaaacctgtttctgctttgtctttatggggtattgtgatgtcattatggggtattgtgatgtcattatggggtattgtgtatagattgatgaggggataaaaaaaaaataaaaaaaaaaaatgtagaataaggctggaatgtaacaaaatgtggaaaaagtcaaggggtctgaatactttccgaactcACTGTATCTAGGATATATAAGCAAGCTCAGAAGTCAAAAAAAGTTGGGGACAAATATTTAACCCCTTTAGTTGTTGGCACAAAACTCCCATACATGATTTAAatcggttaccttcagacgagtcccatgaCAGCCTCCACTGATCTCCAGTGGTGTTTTTCCATATTGTATTAGTTTTAAACATGAGCTGGTTAGAAAAGAGAAGGACCGTGTCTCGCCAGTCACTGGTACAGAAATGGTTGAGAAACGCTGTACTGTACCGCCCGCTCAAGTGACTGTGCGAAATCGTTGAGGGAGGCGCCCCATGGTCAAATGGAACAGTCATCTGCCCTGCTGTCATTTTGTCAACAATCCAGCATGGGTAAATGGCTGTATAAAGAATAAACAAAACCATCGATCACGTGACTCCATTCATTCCTATAGGAAGAGTCAATAGCGCATGACACGctcagtttgagctactccaggaagtgacgttgcaggctagctcagtgctgccccctctgaGGAACTGAAGTTGAAGGccgaccggggtactgcaggATGCCAGTACGATTTTAAAATAGTCGGTTaaaggacatacatctggtgtattagaagcaattattggtactATGATTGTATTCgat
It includes:
- the LOC120023605 gene encoding zinc finger protein 239-like, whose amino-acid sequence is MTAYTGNKMLRYKFISGQCNNRERPDSGKSPSGEPDPETPKPVRPHHCSHCGKSFTWLSKLKEHERTHTGEKPYQCAICGKTFTQLGGFQYHERTHREKNTYHCSQNGKTFTQLGNLKKNERILTQGEKTNHCSQCGKSFKWLSKLKEHERTHTGEKPFQCSHCDKKFNQSSHLKEHERTHTGEKPFRCSQCGKGFTWLWNLKTHERTHTGEKPYQCSLCGKTFTQLGGFKYHERTHTEKKTYHCSHCEKTFTRLGNLKKHETIHTQEEKAPSADILLVS